A window from Pleuronectes platessa chromosome 6, fPlePla1.1, whole genome shotgun sequence encodes these proteins:
- the gpr61 gene encoding G-protein coupled receptor 61: MEHPVTSSPSWNTSFSRLPSFPASLHPNTSKVTPSAASVRGGVDLNQTLALCAMLIMDVLAVVGNLAVMIVITKTPQLRKFAFVFHLCLVDLLAALVLMPLGMVSDQILVDEALCRSYLCLSVCLVSAAILTICAINVERYYYIVHPMRHEVKMTVGVVVVVVVVIWIKAVVMSLLPLLGWLLQGSQGLGSPSVLIPGQRHCSLQWRGGRTLRLLFMVFFTIIYFLCPMMIILVVYCNMFKVARVASMQHGHLPTWGDMPRQRAESNSSHSTMAASLGGTGARTTPQRTFSGGKAAVVLVAVGGQFLCCWLPYFSFHFYSAVLSTSPTSFAHLEDLVTWIGYFCFTSNPFFYGFLNRQIRQELGRHLACLFKRAGPSEGQQLPSREASIEENFMQFLQGTGCNLEPCNSQSRASPEEPGTEFVHESAVQQIMPADFHIPGQILEEISEFIPQQQLNNELHVSEKENCWKTVLEL; encoded by the coding sequence ATGGAGCATCCAGTCACATCGAGCCCCTCCTGGAACACTTCTTTCTCCAGGCTCCCGTCATTTCCAGCCTCACTTCATCCAAATACTTCAAAAGTGACCCCGAGCGCAGCGAGCGTCCGAGGCGGGGTAGATCTGAACCAGACCCTGGCGCTATGTGCTATGCTCATCATGGATGTGCTAGCAGTGGTGGGGAACCTGGCTGTGATGATTGTCATCACCAAAACTCCGCAGCTGCGTAAATTTGCCTTTGTGTTCCACCTCTGTCTGGTGGACCTGCTGGCAGCGCTGGTGTTGATGCCTCTGGGGATGGTGTCAGACCAAATCCTGGTGGACGAGGCGCTGTGTCGGAGCTACCtctgcctgagtgtgtgtctagTGAGCGCTGCCATCCTCACCATCTGTGCAATTAACGTGGAGCGCTACTACTACATTGTCCATCCCATGCGTCACGAGGTGAAGATGacggtgggggtggtggtggtggtggtggtagtaaTCTGGATTAAAGCTGTTGTCATGTCGTTGCTGCCACTCTTGGGATGGCTGCTCCAGGGGAGCCAGGGTCTGGGGTCTCCTTCTGTCCTCATTCCCGGTCAGAGACACTGTTCCCTCCAGTGGAGGGGAGGCAGGACCTTGCGCCTGCTTTTCATGGTCTtttttacaattatttattttctgtgccCCATGATGATCATTCTCGTGGTCTACTGCAACATGTTCAAGGTGGCACGAGTAGCATCCATGCAGCACGGCCACCTCCCCACCTGGGGAGATATGCCGCGACAACGGGCTGAGTCCAATAGCAGCCACTCCACCATGGCAGCTAGCCTTGGAGGAACTGGTGCCCGGACCACCCCTCAGAGAACCTTCAGTGGTGGGAAGGCTGCGGTGGTCCTGGTGGCAGTAGGAGGCCAGTTCCTTTGCTGCTGGCTGCCATATTTCTCCTTCCACTTCTACTCTGCCGTGTTGTCTACCTCTCCCACATCGTTCGCCCATCTGGAGGACTTGGTCACGTGGATTGGCTATTTCTGCTTCACCTCCAACCCCTTCTTTTACGGCTTCCTAAACCGTCAGATCCGCCAGGAACTGGGCCGTCACCTGGCTTGCCTCTTCAAGCGGGCCGGGCCCAGCGAAGGGCAGCAGCTGCCCAGCCGTGAGGCCTCTATTGAGGAAAACTTTATGCAGTTCCTTCAGGGCACAGGATGCAATCTGGAGCCCTGTAACTCTCAGAGCAGAGCCAGCCCAGAGGAGCCAGGGACAGAGTTCGTTCATGAATCAGCTGTTCAGCAGATCATGCCAGCTGACTTCCATATCCCAGGGCAGATCCTTGAGGAGATCTCAGAGTTCATTCCACAGCAACAGCTGAACAATGAACTACATGTATCAGAGAAGGAGAACTGCTGGAAAACTGTACTagagctgtag